A stretch of Ipomoea triloba cultivar NCNSP0323 chromosome 11, ASM357664v1 DNA encodes these proteins:
- the LOC115995891 gene encoding uncharacterized protein LOC115995891: MVSDLGPIVLCNVVYKIMAKMVANRMKPLLGDVISDSQSAFIPNRLITDNILIAAEVGHYLNRKQNGVVGWAALKLDMTKAYDRMEWTFLRKMLLALGFSERWVDLVMLCVTTISYNFLVNGENIGQVIPSRGIRQGDPLSPYLFIICTERLSLLLQQAQTHDSLLFFKATSQEAEVIRHCLNAYENMSGQAVNYHKSSVCFSRNTSVACREDVASVLGVIQAPNFGKYLGKKILLKSVAQSMPTFSMSVFLLPDSVCRSIKRAMNRYWWGPSNERGKQAWRFLTRPHSLVARIYKARYFPRFLFIDANLGNCPSFCWRNIMAAHELICNGFRRRIGDGNSTLIWGHPWLPDDPNPMVQTVMPHELNGSLVSGMIDSFSGSWDHSILLDIFTPSNVKRILRVPVSPDYEDSWFWLGDPGGCYTVKQGYKSIVGSFENMPGAFDKWLHLWKIKSPAKWKTFIWRALLNILPTTTNLILKRVDVDPTCPMCGLMHENIMRSLILCDFSRLVWHESSLHVPSVEGSLLHPRNVWRSAQAAVVAWRHTHATNTQSTLNPAQQIPTSTAAVPITVTPHAAGLPSKCYFDASYQSATRRATVGAVLLSHDGVFLAAFNGQLPACFSPLMAESLACKEVLSWLKGRGLASVDVYTDYSNLKQLLTTDNNNLYSYVAFSIDASRELMSSFNHCSVNYVPRTANLGAHTLATSNFLQDNSLYWDSIPPNLISELI, from the exons ATGGTGTCTGATCTTGGGCCCATTGTTTTGTGTAATGTGGTTTACAAGATCATGGCTAAAATGGTGGCAAATAGGATGAAGCCTCTTTTAGGGGATGTGATATCCGACTCTCAAAGTGCTTTTATTCCTAATCGTTTGATTACTGACAATATTTTGATTGCCGCAGAGGTGGGGCACTACTTAAACAGGAAGCAGAATGGTGTAGTTGGGTGGGCTGCCTTGAAGCTGGATATGACTAAGGCCTATGATCGCATGGAATGGACGTTTCTTCGTAAAATGCTATTAGCATTGGGCTTTTCTGAAAGATGGGTTGACTTGGTTATGTTATGTGTGACCACTATCTCCTACAACTTCCTAGTCAATGGTGAGAACATCGGTCAAGTTATTCCCTCCCGAGGGATTAGGCAGGGAGATCCCCTCTCCCCGTATTTGTTTATCATTTGCACAGAAAGGCTCTCTTTATTGTTGCAGCAGGCTCAGACCC ATGATAGCCTTTTGTTCTTCAAGGCAACTTCTCAGGAAGCGGAGGTTATTAGACACTGCCTTAATGCCTATGAAAATATGTCAGGCCAAGCGGTGAACTACCATAAGTCCAGTGTATGCTTTAGCAGGAATACATCTGTGGCTTGTAGAGAGGATGTAGCATCGGTTTTGGGGGTTATTCAGGCCCCTAACTTTGGGAAATACTTAG GGAAGAAAATCCTTCTCAAAAGTGTGGCCCAATCTATGCCTACTTTCTCAATGAGTGTCTTCTTGCTCCCGGATTCAGTCTGTCGATCTATTAAACGGGCTATGAATCGGTACTGGTGGGGGCCAAGTAATGAAAGAG GCAAGCAGGCCTGGCGGTTCCTAACTAGGCCACATTCTCTGGTGGCACGAATTTATAAAGCGAGGTACTTCCCTAGGTTCTTATTCATTGATGCTAACCTGGGGAATTGTCCAAGTTTTTGTTGGAGAAACATTATGGCAGCCCATGAGTTAATTTGCAATGGGTTTAGGAGAAGGATAGGAGATGGCAATTCTACTTTGATCTGGGGTCACCCCTGGTTGCCAGATGATCCTAACCCAATGGTTCAAACAGTTATGCCACATGAGCTAAATGGTTCCTTGGTCTCAGGCATGATTGACTCGTTTTCTGGGTCTTGGGATCACTCTATTCTCCTTGATATTTTCACACCTAGCAATGTTAAACGAATTTTGAGAGTTCCGGTAAGTCCGGATTATGAGGATTCATGGTTTTGGTTGGGTGACCCAGGGGGTTGCTACACAGTCAAACAAGGTTATAAGAGTATTGTTGGGAGTTTTGAGAACATGCCTGGGGCCTTTGATAAATGGTTACATCTCTGGAAGATAAAATCCCCTGCTAAATGGAAAACTTTTATATGGAGAGCCCTTTTAAATATTCTTCCTACAACTACTAATCTGATTTTAAAGAGAGTTGATGTGGATCCGACATGCCCGATGTGTGGCCTCatgcatgaaaatataatgCGCTCACTCATTTTATGTGACTTTTCAAGATTAGTGTGGCATGAATCATCTTTGCATGTTCCTAGTGTG GAGGGCTCTTTGCTGCACCCGAGGAATGTTTGGCGAAGTGCGCAGGCTGCGGTCGTGGCTTGGCGACACACACACGCGACGAATACCCAATCCACGCTAAATCCAGCTCAACAAATTCCAACGTCGACGGCTGCTGTTCCGATTACTGTCACGCCTCATGCAGCGGGTTTGCCATCAAAATGCTACTTCGATGCCAGCTATCAGTCGGCCACCAGGAGGGCAACAGTTGGAGCAGTATTGCTCTCGCATGATGGAGTGTTCCTCGCAGCCTTCAATGGTCAGCTCCCCGCTTGTTTTTCACCACTTATGGCCGAATCACTCGCTTGCAAGGAGGTACTTTCTTGGCTAAAGGGCCGTGGTCTTGCTTCTGTGGATGTCTACACCGACTATTCCAACCTCAAACAGTTGTTAACCACGGACAACAATAATCTTTATTCTTATGTCGCGTTTTCTATTGATGCCTCTAGGGAGTTAATGTCATCGTTTAATCATTGTTCAGTTAATTACGTACCTAGAACTGCTAATCTAGGTGCTCACACGCTTGCTACATCGAACTTCTTACAGGATAACTCTTTGTATTGGGATTCTATCCCGCCAAACCTTATTTCTGAGTTGATTTAA
- the LOC115995892 gene encoding uncharacterized protein LOC115995892, with the protein MAILAPTLDVIDSINEYMTSLNTYEGNTYFSFDSACKSDSNVDLLVDVHTPEFLNGIKCSSMPNHELRLKVDTPVMPLRNIDHSVGLCNRTRMVITKLGNHVLEAKSSLEFHAHKRDIPGAVDACRKKLLYGFSAASLLY; encoded by the exons ATGGCAATATTGGCTCCAACACTTGATGTGATTGACTCTATCAATGAATATATGACTTCTTTGAACACATATGAAGGAAATACATATTTCAGCTTTGACAGTGCTTGCAAATCAGATTCAAATGTTGATCTATTAGTTGATGTGCACACGCCTGAATTTTTGAATGGGATCAAGTGTTCTAGTATGCCTAATCATGAACTCAGGCTGAAAGTAGATACTCCGGTTATGCCCTTGAGAAATATTGACCACTCAGTTGGTTTGTGTAATAGGACAAGGATGGTTATTACTAAGCTTGGAAATCATGTTTTAGAAGCAAAG TCTTCCTTGGAGTTTCATGCTCATAAACGTGACATTCCCGGCGCAGTGGACGCTTGTCGGAAGAAGCTGTTGTATGGGTTTTCTGCAGCTTCACTGCTCTATTGA
- the LOC115996362 gene encoding calcium sensing receptor, chloroplastic-like, which translates to MPFAVPLNIPITQKSAVCAMAVRASATAPPPPLPLPPSPRLKASSLSKLPPKPQFSPNSLSVSLTTSATLSLLPLFTAPSYEAKALSLPKEEIVSSLTQVEYTINQFQQLGLSTFGTAGRVIGPVVEFVKPGIYVALPILKRATEEVVNITSPVISAASNKALEAIQGSGIDIQPVLTAAKTVADVVQQTYKVIQVAKPIASSTVESILSAEPSTILGTGGAFVIAYILLPPISSTISFSLRGYKGDLTPAQTLDLMCTKNYIMVDIRSEKDKGKAGIPRLPSSAKNKMIAIPLEDLPSPVRRLVRSPKKVEADLVALKISYLKKINKGSNIVIMDSYSDSAKIVARALTSLGFKNCWVVNDGFSGSRGWLQSKLGTDSYNVSFAEVLSPSRIIPAGSRPVGTRSVKLLSRGTD; encoded by the exons ATGCCGTTTGCAGTACCTCTCAACATTCCGATCACGCAAAAATCAGCAGTGTGTGCGATGGCCGTGAGAGCTTCAGCCACCGCTCCGCCGCCGCCACTTCCTCTGCCACCTTCCCCGCGGCTGAAAGCCTCTTCTCTTTCTAAGCTCCCGCCGAAACCTCAATTCAGTCCCAACTCCTTGTCAGTGTCACTTACAACTTCAGCCACTCTCTCCCTCCTTCCTCTCTTCACAGCTCCCTCCTATGAAGCTAAAGCTCTCAGCCTTCCCAAAGAAGAGATTGTCTCCTCCCTCACTCAG GTTGAATATACAATCAATCAATTCCAACAATTGGGTTTGAGCACTTTTGGCACTGCTGGGAGAGTGATAGGACCTGTTGTTGAATTTGTGAAGCCTGGCATTTATGTGGCATTGCCTATTTTAAAGCGGGCTACTGAGGAAGTGGTGAATATTACTTCCCCTGTGATTTCTGCTGCCTCCAATAAAGCTCTAGAGGCAATTCAGGGATCCGGCATTGACATTCAGCCTGTGCTAACTGCTGCCAAG ACGGTTGCTGATGTTGTACAGCAGACATATAAGGTAATTCAAGTGGCCAAACCTATAGCTTCATCCACAGTAGAAtccatcttatcagcagaaccATCTACCATTCTGGGGACTGGTGGGGCATTCGTCATTGCATATATCTTACTTCCCCCCATTTCTTCCACCATCTCTTTCAGCCTCCGTGGCTATAAGG GTGACCTCACTCCTGCTCAAACACTGGACCTAATGTGtactaaaaattatattatggttGATATTAGATCAGAGAAGGACAAGGGCAAGGCTGGAATTCCTCGCCTTCCATCCAGTGCTAAAAATAAGATGATTGCAATTCC TTTGGAAGATTTACCAAGCCCAGTAAGAAGACTTGTCAGGAGTccaaagaaagtagaagcagATTTGGTGGCCTTGAAGATATCATATCTCAAGAAAATTAACAAGGGGTCCAACATTGTAATCATGGACTC GTATTCGGATTCAGCTAAAATAGTAGCTAGAGCACTGACGAGCCTGGGATTTAAGAACTGCTGGGTTGTAAATGATGGCTTCTCGGGAAGCAGAGGATGGTTGCAAAGCAAACTGGGAACAGATTCTTACAACGTTTCTTTTGCCGAAGTTTTGTCACCATCCCGCATCATCCCTGCAGGATCAAGACCAGTCGGTACAAGATCTGTGAAATTGCTTTCAAGGGGTACGGACTAA